The genomic interval GCGAACAAATTTaataaccgactcaaatacgaatatgTAATTCGAAAAACGaactgactcaaacacggatgacataccaaataccggcaaaaacattttcaatttttataatagttctaaaagcgaacgaatttaaaGACCAAATCAAATATGAATATGTAATTTCAAAAacgaataaacttaaaaaactgactcaaacacgAATGACATACCAAAGtactgacaaaaacatcttcatctctactattataaaaattgaaaatgtttttgccggtactttgttacatcatccgtgtatgagtcggtttttaacttcgttcgtttttggaaacacaaatctgtatttgagtcagtttttaagttcgttcgtttttgaaaatacagaaggaatcgtataaaatatatcttttaaaaaactcacatgctaacttgagatgattgaactcctaattacagctcatgattttctaacaaaatatatatccaagcgaatttaacACCATCAATTTCACCttagctaaaccatataacaataatctctactacttaaaaaataagaggtgcttccatcgtccgtaaaaaaaccGTGGGCGAAAAAAACCGTGCGAAAGAAACtgggcaaaaaaagaaaaaaaaactctgtccgataaaaaaaacgGACGAAACAAACGAAAAAAATCCGCCGGCGAAAAAAAccgtgtgagaaaaaaaaacaaacatgtccaatcaaaaagggaaaaaaaccatttagtatttgaaaatgttgtttgaagttgtcatatttttaaattcaaattcaaactgttcaaaaaaaatgttatattgaaaaatgaccaaactaaaattgtaaatattgataagttatacaactttgttgttgatatttttttcatttgaaattatttactacccgtaaaattattttgctatagtcaacttacaaatataaacatttcatatgaaaaatggaaaaatagtcatcggtgacggcctttagttaatgcccgatagagattaagtatatagcccgtcactgatgagtcatctgtgacaggcctagttgttatctcaaacgggccttaagttggtgcacgtcacagatgatggtcatttgtgacgggccacaacttgaggcccgtttgagatatggaatgttatctcaaacgggcctaaagttgtggcccgtcattgataggtgtcatccgtgacgggcttaagttttattcccatctaacatgtctgtgcgaccatatctcaatcggacacttttcggcccgattgagatgacttccttgtgacggcccgctatttctaagcatattagagcccgtcacagatagaaggatctgtactagtgattGGTCAACTAGCAAAAAAATCTCTCCATTGAAGATTTCAATATTGGTAAGAAATTTAGTGAACCACAATTACTACATTTTTAAATCAGTTCAGACTATATATAACGAgctaacatttttttcttcctcgaTAACCATTTCTAAGCTACTAATATTGAATATTTAATGGAACATTGATTCCATAGGTTAATGTTGTTTGCAGGGTGTTCCAATGACACTCAACTATTTACCCGAAAGAATTAAAGCCACAGGTACTTCTAAGTTCTAACATACGCAGTACCATCCTCGCTTGATCTGTTAGTCCATACATAATGACAATACATATGTGCCACCCCAAAGGATCAAAGTCTTCATATCTCTAACTATATTGTGTGATTCTCTTGTGTGACAATACTACATGCACTTCAAACAATTTTAGATGAGACATGCCATATGTTCCAACAGGGACGCACTGGGATGTTGTTTTTCTTCTGTACAAGCATTATtcctgtttttgttttttacaaCTCTGCGTGGTTTTGGAATTTTCTAATGACCCATCCTTCAGGATTAATTATTTGCTTTGCAAATATGCCTACAGAGTTTTTCATTATAAGCTGACTTCAAGATAtgatttcattattttttttgtttaattgattaaatgttCTGTTTGCCCCTTCTTGGAAGACATAGATATTTCAATACGGTTTTTTTTATGAGTGTTTTGTCCTACTTGTCATATATACTCATCACGTAGAAATATTATGGATGGCATCCAAACATTGCCCTTAGACATGATTATGTAAGGGCTACCTAAGTATTCAGTGGCAAGGAGGTACCACTTCATGTACTAAATTGTTGCAAGTACATTATGCGATGTGGTGTTGTTTTTATCAAGCTAAGCACTAAAATTTTCTTTGGGTTGCAGTGCTATATATGTGAAAAGATTCAATTAGTTTAAGATGGAGATATGTATGAGAAAATATTGCAATTCTCTCATCACCTAATGAGTGTCGTTATGGCATTGTTTTTTCTCCAATCAATACCCCCACATTATGTAAGCACCATTGTCCTCTGTGATTGCTACTTTTCTGTAAATGTGTATGTTTGTACAAACAATTGTATGAGCAAACAGATTATATTCACATCTAAATCTTGCTGATATATAGTTGTAATGTGTATTCATATGCAAGTATGCTTCTCACATAATGCGTTTATATAATGTGTGGATATAATGCTTAAAAGTTacaactatatatattgttgtttCGATTATGATATCACGTCTTCAAACATTTATTCCCACGCACGCAACGTAGCGCGTGACCTTTTCTAGTTAGTTTGATGTCCTCTTATATACGACACGAATTTATAGGGGGATTGCAATTTATCTGTCAACTCAATTTAAAgttgtcaacttgtcatcaTCGCTCCCTACCCCCGACCATAATCTTAGCGAATATAGTCCTACCGAAGTTTGGATGTCACCTGTCTGAGGCTCACCGAGGAAGTCATTGTTGCAAGTGAGTCCTCGACATTAATTTTCCTCTCTTTTACATTAGTTTCAAAGAGAAAAGGACATCTTCCGATCCTCTCTTTCACCATCGGTTGGAGGTGGACGATATATGATACTCATGCTTGTAAGCACATTCATCAGTCAACTGGAATTTAAGGAATTTTAGTTTATTGATGAACAGCAAAGCTGTGGATTATGTGATTTAAATACATTATTATGGTTGGTTTGTTTATTTGTTATACTATGGTGTATAAGTTTCCAATGCAGCTGGTACATACATGCACTCTGTAGCCACTGCATCTTAGTACTACGTAGCGCTACAGAAAACCGCCCACATGTTAATCCACAGTTAATAGTCTGCAGCTAGCATCGATCACTACAAAACCAATTAAGTTGCACATGACCAAAAAAGGCTCAACTAATCAACACAGATGCAACTAATATAATTAATCACCACACAGCCGACctggtgatcgatcgattgaaCCCTCACCCTCTCTGCACAGTTGCCACTACaaattaagcttaattaattagcttacAATTACGTACGTACAGctctggatcgatcgatcaggatCAGCTGAAGAGGTTCAGCAGCGTGGGCGCCCCGGCGCCATCCCCGTCGCTGGCTTCCTCGCACGTCGTCGTCGAGTGCTCgtccgacgcgccgccgccgccgccgcccccacccacCAACTGCACGGCCGGCGGTGAGACGGGCGTGAGGCAGAGGTCCAGCTCGCAGGACTGGAGCACCGCAGCCACCGCGTGCGGCAGCTGCTGCTgaccgacgccggcgccggcgccgttaTTCCTGGGCCGCTTCCTCcggggcgcggcggaggcggaggagttgTCGTtgtcgggcgaggaggaggaggtcccggcggcggcgccgacgttgCCGTAGAGGCCGGCCATGTCGCGGTCGGTGAAGGCGGCTGGCACGGCGGAGAGGGCGCGGAGGGAGTCGCCGCggaggacggcgtcggcggcggcctggcaGAGGTCCCAGTTGCCCGTCCACATGAGCCCGATGGCGCCGCTCACCGGGTTTATCGTCCGCCCGCACGCCTCGTACAGAAGCGACCGGAACAGcgctgcatccatccatccaagcGACACAACTTCACACGTCAATATATTCAtccatttaaatttaaattcagagATTAACCACCCAAGTTTCAATCAGGAATTAATATATGCCTAATCTATCAAGTGGTTCCTACTTCACCAATTTCAACCTCATGATTTATCTGGACATCATAAATTGTCTACAAACAATTTATTCAGAGATCAGTTCACAGGAATTAATTCAGTTCAATTTTGATGTATTTGGCAAAAATTCATTGACCTACTTCTAAGAGATTTGCTCTGGTTCAAAAAAAAGTTCCTCgagataccggtacctcacggtagTAAATTGTTTAGCTAGGCAGGATCCAACAAAAATTCATTGGCCTAGAACCAACGATTGGAAACAATCTAGTACTGTgagtaccggtacctcgagatactttttattggaccggagcaaatctctacTTCTAAAAATAACTTCAGAAATACCgataatattaataaatatgtTTCTGTGTTTGTTTATTGTGTTAATGCAGAGTAATAATCTAGGTTCATTTCAGTGTGAGGATCAAAAGATACCAATTGACCTGATGACAAAAGCCGAAAGCAAACTACGCCAATTGGGCTctaaacaaacaaaagaaagaaactgTCAACTAAACTAACATATCTCTTGGCACTAGGAGTCTCTGAAGAGGAGTTTAGTTTGGTGAAGTACAGTTGGGGACATGGCTGAAAAAGATTCTCTATTCGGATTGTCCCCTGGAGGCGTCGGAAGGCCGCATAACATCCAAATTAAAAGGGAacaccaaatatatatatatatataagtactGGTATCACGACTCCATCTTTGGTGTTAGGTCAGCTCTAGTAGTCACAAGTCTTTCTGCACTAATTGTTCATCTAGATAAAAcctgagaaaatattttttttctagttaatttcTAGCCTTTTTCCTTAACAAGTGGAGTAATTTACTGCAACTACTACATGATAGAGGTGTACTAATTGTGACCGATGAACAAGCCCGGCCTCTAAGCTAATTATAAGCAACGACTTAATTAGAGCTAGTAAACCGAGAACTTGCACTGTATTTCCAAACACAGTAATTGACAGCTTAACTGTGATTGATTGTCTGGACTGTTTTCAGAAACCGATATCTGAGAATTGCTTAAATTACAAAGTACACAACGAACATTAGATTTGTAACCTCGTAATTTACCACTACTGTACCTAGTTAAGTTTGCGGACACAATAATTAGCTCGAAATGGAGGCAAGAAATTAAGAGTTAAGGTAGGCCTTAATTAAGGGGAGATGAGGAGCGATGGAATCGATCGAAGGGTATATACCTGGGCGATGGTGGAgagggacggcggcgagggaggcgacgaggccggcgcggccgaAGAACTTGGCGACGAAGACGGTGGCGTTGGCCTGCGGCTGCGCGCCGTCGATCCACTCGATGCTCGGCCGCAGCACGCACGCGTCGCTGCACCCCTTCCGCAGCACGCGGCACCCGTTGCAGctcatctctctctatctctcgcAATATAATACCCAATACCCAGCTACCTAGCTAGCTCACTCTCAGTTACacaagcttagctagctagcaacttGGATCGCGCGCGGCCGGCCACAGCTGAGCTGGTGATGAGAAGACGGGGGCCGAGCTGAAGCTGAGAACAAATGTCCAATGATCGATCGCGCGAGCGGGGGCGAGGAGGTTATatagggaggaggagagggagaccgAGGCGGCCGTTGTAAGTGTGTCGTCTCGTCGTCCCGAATGgatctatctatctctctctcctcttcccggGGGATGCCGATGCGATGCGCGGCAGCGTGTGGTTGGTTGGTGCTCCGTTCCATCCCGGGCCACTGGGTGTTCCAATTACATGGGCCGCTGGCGCCTCCGTGTTGCCGCAACGCAATGCCCCTTCCCccgctttgttttttttttttcacctccgCCGGATCCTCTACGCGTGTTACCACCTTATTACCGTGAATGTGGCGTCGCCAAATCAGCAACTGCAGGTGTCGATATACATGACTCTTGTCAACTTTACCACCTCCAAATGTGCcgtgggtttccgtgtccaatgtttgactgtccgtcttatttgaaaaaaaatatgaaacccAGAACTACACTTATAtcgaaatggaggtagtactaatcAAACATCGAAAATACTTTACGTCGGGCAACCAGCACggggggagccggatcgggcgctcccccgcgcgcccctccccccacGTGCGTATTGTTGGGCCCACccacttcttcttttttttccacaaaagatgtttcacctagtgtacttataatgtttcactatttatagatctaatattgcagtgaattaaaatacttttttgcaaaaaaaacccacatattttgaaaactctctattaagggaatttggtttattttttattctaccgaaaaatgtttcacctagtgtactcacaatgtttcacctagtgtactcacaatatttcactatatatagatctaatgttgcagtgaactgaaatattatttcgctatttgctgaaacattgtttttatatgaggtgaaacaacacccaatttaaacgagtgaaacattttcgatctacttagtgaaacaattccgatatatctggtggaacatcgtgcaacatttaaaaataattcaataataagctaatttttttcatcggaatatatccatgtgtggtcttgttttgaagatttaattgcaacgaatttaatggtgcaatcggatcatgattttgATAAGTAATTGAAGAGAAAattcagtttaaagtagttttgcacgtaaatcggacgctgacatcatgctgacgtcagcgcccgattttaccCCCTCCCGATCGGGTGCCCGACCGGGAGTCGTCTCCATCAAACATTGTCCATCATATCAGTGGCATTACCGCTGATTTACCATCTCAACCAAATTTTGGTTGTCTAATTAAGAATGGTTTGTATCGGTTGTACCTGATttgtacttatatatatatatatatatatgtttatttgtaatgtgttatattttttttctatcgaGATGTAAgttgtaattttattttctatttgtaCTGTGAGGAGCAATtcaatttagatttttttctcaaggaaatataatgatagaggactatatttattaaaagaaaattagATAGTAGATTTTGCTATCACTATTAACAAAATTATCCTTCCTTTCCTCAATG from Oryza glaberrima chromosome 3, OglaRS2, whole genome shotgun sequence carries:
- the LOC127765679 gene encoding LOB domain-containing protein 38-like, which codes for MSCNGCRVLRKGCSDACVLRPSIEWIDGAQPQANATVFVAKFFGRAGLVASLAAVPLHHRPALFRSLLYEACGRTINPVSGAIGLMWTGNWDLCQAAADAVLRGDSLRALSAVPAAFTDRDMAGLYGNVGAAAGTSSSSPDNDNSSASAAPRRKRPRNNGAGAGVGQQQLPHAVAAVLQSCELDLCLTPVSPPAVQLVGGGGGGGGASDEHSTTTCEEASDGDGAGAPTLLNLFS